One window from the genome of Bacteroidota bacterium encodes:
- a CDS encoding N-acetylmuramoyl-L-alanine amidase has protein sequence MTLDLTKDIIQYPMPLNQYMQVETAKNAVVLHGTAGNAQAKNVYDYWNSTAERVATCVVVAGDGKIWQGFSSKFWGAHIGQAHGLAKWGLPFYDYSQNTIGVEICNWGFLTKKGEKFYSWTNQEVPKDQVVEYPRGFRGQKYFQKYTQAQIDSVEKLLRYWNKIYGIPLDYREKDMWELSENAHRKVAGIYTHNSYRLDKSDIHPQPEMIAMLKNLNIKIEEEK, from the coding sequence ATGACATTAGACCTAACAAAAGATATAATACAATATCCAATGCCTTTGAACCAATATATGCAAGTTGAAACTGCAAAAAATGCAGTTGTATTACATGGCACAGCAGGAAATGCACAAGCAAAAAATGTATATGATTATTGGAATAGCACAGCAGAGAGAGTTGCAACTTGTGTAGTTGTAGCTGGAGACGGAAAGATATGGCAGGGATTTAGTTCCAAATTTTGGGGTGCACATATCGGACAGGCACACGGATTAGCAAAGTGGGGATTGCCATTTTACGATTACAGTCAAAATACTATTGGTGTAGAGATTTGCAACTGGGGATTCCTAACTAAAAAAGGGGAAAAGTTTTATTCATGGACTAATCAGGAAGTCCCAAAAGATCAGGTAGTTGAGTATCCCAGAGGATTCAGAGGACAAAAATATTTCCAAAAATACACTCAGGCACAAATTGATAGTGTGGAAAAATTACTACGATATTGGAATAAGATATATGGTATTCCGTTGGATTATCGTGAAAAAGATATGTGGGAATTGAGTGAAAATGCACACCGTAAAGTTGCTGGGATTTATACACATAATTCATACAGACTTGACAAATCCGACATCCATCCACAGCCTGAAATGATAGCAATGTTAAAAAATTTAAATATAAAAATTGAAGAGGAAAAATAA
- a CDS encoding phage terminase large subunit family protein, with translation MKNYYGILIMFRGNEKFDQYFFNKIKDIQTKKTIPLSKWSEENIVLSSAYAAETGQFQCISFQRDILDSISDPLNRQVVIVASSQIGKSQILSNFLIYQIVEDPSPTLYVHYSLKMATKYVKTRFRSMLRDMPVLAGTVDMDSRKAGNTLDYVEYAGGSITHVGSNSPGGLASAAIRYLILDEVDRYSDNVEGDPVQIASQRTKTYARNRKIIMASSPANIETSKIWHEFQNTNQQYFHVPCVNCGHFQPLDFKQMRWTETDGNTDDIHYICPNCSTKIYEKHKNEMVEKGKWVASNTKKSVGFHINELYSPFSSWDDIVKRFVEANELAKAGDYSKIQVFRNTTLALPWEEDYSSDVDIPEILTRVEEFSRDTKDYVITTLGLDTQDSRVEGVLVGWDNNEESWILDRPIFPGNPSLPEFWTDVEKYIIERNITITNIDSGGHNTDAVYQFCKNNIHNKVYPIKGSGDNIRSVCDYRPSFKNRYRVPLYFVGTISAKTMLYQRAKILKKSGGGVIHWHKDICDERFFNQFFSERMVKSKQGKAYYEKISEKANNEVLDCMVYALHGLKTLNVNWKLLLENTEKRERNVELEQSENEKMIEKVTAVPQPQQQQVVQKLHRQSYAKRW, from the coding sequence TTGAAAAACTATTACGGGATATTGATAATGTTCAGGGGAAATGAAAAATTTGACCAATATTTTTTTAATAAAATAAAGGATATCCAGACTAAAAAAACCATTCCACTTTCAAAATGGAGTGAGGAAAACATTGTTCTTTCATCTGCGTATGCTGCTGAAACAGGTCAATTTCAATGCATTAGTTTTCAGAGAGATATATTAGATTCCATAAGTGACCCATTGAATCGACAAGTTGTAATAGTAGCCAGTAGTCAAATTGGAAAATCACAAATCCTGTCAAACTTTTTAATTTATCAAATAGTGGAAGACCCATCCCCAACATTGTATGTTCATTATAGTTTGAAAATGGCAACAAAATATGTGAAAACAAGATTTCGTAGTATGCTACGAGATATGCCAGTTCTTGCTGGTACAGTGGATATGGATTCAAGGAAAGCTGGTAATACGCTCGACTATGTCGAGTATGCTGGTGGTTCAATTACTCATGTTGGTAGTAATTCACCTGGGGGTCTCGCATCTGCTGCAATTAGGTATCTCATACTCGATGAAGTGGATAGGTATTCCGATAATGTGGAAGGTGATCCAGTTCAAATTGCATCCCAGAGAACTAAGACATATGCAAGGAATCGTAAAATTATAATGGCAAGTTCACCAGCGAACATTGAAACTTCAAAAATCTGGCATGAATTCCAAAATACAAATCAACAATATTTCCATGTACCATGTGTTAATTGTGGACACTTCCAGCCTTTAGATTTTAAGCAAATGCGATGGACTGAAACAGATGGAAACACAGACGATATACATTATATATGTCCTAATTGCTCCACTAAAATCTATGAAAAACATAAAAATGAAATGGTGGAAAAGGGAAAATGGGTTGCATCTAATACAAAAAAATCTGTTGGATTCCATATAAATGAGTTGTATTCACCATTTTCAAGTTGGGATGACATAGTAAAAAGATTTGTTGAGGCTAATGAATTAGCAAAGGCAGGTGACTACTCTAAGATACAAGTATTCCGTAATACTACTCTTGCATTGCCTTGGGAAGAGGATTACAGTTCAGATGTTGATATACCAGAGATATTAACAAGAGTTGAAGAGTTCAGTAGGGATACAAAAGACTATGTAATTACAACATTAGGTTTGGACACACAAGATTCACGAGTGGAAGGTGTATTAGTTGGTTGGGATAATAATGAAGAGAGTTGGATACTTGATAGACCTATATTTCCTGGGAATCCCAGCCTACCTGAATTTTGGACAGATGTGGAAAAATATATTATTGAACGCAATATTACGATAACAAACATAGACTCTGGTGGACATAATACGGATGCAGTATATCAATTTTGCAAAAACAACATTCACAATAAAGTATACCCAATTAAAGGTTCAGGCGATAACATACGGAGTGTATGCGATTACAGACCCAGTTTTAAAAACCGTTACAGAGTACCATTGTATTTTGTAGGCACAATTAGTGCAAAAACTATGCTGTATCAGAGAGCAAAGATATTGAAAAAGTCTGGTGGCGGTGTAATACATTGGCATAAAGACATATGCGATGAAAGATTTTTTAATCAGTTTTTTTCAGAGCGTATGGTAAAATCCAAACAGGGAAAGGCGTATTATGAAAAGATTAGTGAAAAAGCAAACAATGAAGTCTTAGACTGTATGGTATATGCCTTGCATGGGTTGAAAACTTTGAATGTGAACTGGAAACTACTTTTGGAAAATACTGAAAAAAGAGAACGCAATGTGGAATTGGAACAGTCTGAAAATGAAAAGATGATTGAAAAGGTCACAGCAGTTCCACAGCCACAGCAACAACAGGTAGTACAAAAATTACACAGACAATCTTATGCAAAAAGGTGGTAA